The Actinomadura sp. WMMB 499 genome includes a window with the following:
- a CDS encoding heme ABC transporter ATP-binding protein — protein MIGLPRRPRPPGPREPGTVALAAEAVTVRHGAATVLSGADLDLRHGETLALVGPNGAGKSTLLAALAGDTAPASGRVVLHGRPLDAWTAREQAMRRAVLPQRHSLAFGFTVEEVVRMGRAPWAGTPAEDADDDAVAAALDAAGVAAFAGRPFTSLSGGEQARAALARVLAQRTATVLLDEPTAALDIGHQEHVLTLLRAEAARGAAVLAVVHDLGLAAAHADRVAVLSRGRVVACGPPGRVLTAELLSEVYRHPIEVLPHPRTSRPLILPERPAAPPERTP, from the coding sequence GTGATCGGGCTGCCGCGGCGGCCCCGCCCGCCCGGACCCCGCGAGCCCGGCACGGTCGCGCTCGCCGCCGAGGCCGTCACCGTCCGGCACGGTGCCGCGACCGTCCTGTCCGGCGCGGACCTCGACCTGCGGCACGGCGAGACGCTCGCGCTCGTCGGGCCGAACGGGGCCGGGAAGTCGACGCTGCTCGCGGCCCTCGCGGGCGACACCGCGCCCGCGTCCGGACGGGTCGTCCTGCACGGCCGCCCGCTGGACGCGTGGACGGCCCGCGAGCAGGCGATGCGCCGGGCCGTCCTCCCGCAGCGGCACTCGCTCGCGTTCGGGTTCACCGTCGAGGAGGTCGTCCGGATGGGCCGCGCGCCCTGGGCCGGCACCCCCGCCGAGGACGCCGACGACGACGCGGTGGCCGCCGCCCTGGACGCCGCCGGGGTCGCCGCGTTCGCCGGCCGCCCGTTCACGTCCCTGTCCGGCGGCGAGCAGGCCCGCGCCGCGCTCGCCCGCGTCCTGGCGCAGCGCACCGCGACCGTCCTGCTCGACGAGCCGACCGCCGCGCTCGACATCGGCCACCAGGAGCACGTGCTCACCCTGCTGCGCGCCGAGGCGGCGCGGGGCGCCGCGGTCCTCGCCGTCGTCCACGACCTGGGCCTCGCCGCCGCGCACGCCGACCGCGTCGCCGTCCTGTCGCGCGGACGCGTCGTCGCCTGCGGGCCGCCCGGCCGCGTGCTCACCGCCGAACTGCTGAGCGAGGTCTACCGGCACCCCATCGAGGTGCTCCCGCACCCCCGAACGTCCCGGCCGCTCATCCTCCCCGAGCGTCCGGCCGCCCCTCCCGAGAGGACGCCATGA
- a CDS encoding biliverdin-producing heme oxygenase, whose protein sequence is MTTTDPFTPDVVAAIARHMNDDHAADSVLIVRTLGGEPDAETAVMTGLDADGADFAVRTGGRDVAVRIPWSRRLTERAEVRTEVVRMYQDARRTAEPFSARLRAATRPDHDGTESTPYMTALLDGRLTRDQYGALIAQLHFVYDVLERAADHMRDDPVAGPFDLPGLRRLPGLEADLVHFHGPGWASRIEPDGATAAYCARLREVCFDWPGGFVAHGYTRYLGDLSGGQAIGARVARAYDLDADGVRFYRFDEKPKALKERYRALLDAAPWSPAEQDRVIDEVRTAYRLNADLAAALDRTLTET, encoded by the coding sequence ATGACCACCACCGACCCCTTCACCCCGGACGTCGTCGCCGCCATCGCCCGGCACATGAACGACGACCACGCCGCCGACTCGGTGCTGATCGTGCGGACGCTCGGCGGCGAGCCCGACGCCGAGACCGCCGTCATGACCGGACTCGACGCCGACGGCGCCGACTTCGCCGTCCGGACGGGCGGACGCGACGTCGCCGTCCGGATCCCGTGGAGCCGCCGCCTCACCGAGCGCGCCGAGGTCCGCACCGAGGTCGTGCGCATGTACCAGGACGCGCGCCGCACCGCCGAACCGTTCTCGGCCCGGCTCCGCGCCGCGACCCGTCCCGACCACGACGGCACCGAGAGCACCCCGTACATGACGGCGCTGCTCGACGGCCGCCTGACCCGCGACCAGTACGGCGCCCTCATCGCCCAGCTCCACTTCGTCTACGACGTCCTCGAGCGGGCCGCCGACCACATGCGGGACGACCCCGTCGCCGGCCCCTTCGACCTCCCCGGGCTCCGCCGCCTCCCCGGCCTCGAAGCCGACCTCGTCCACTTCCACGGTCCCGGCTGGGCGTCCCGCATCGAACCGGACGGCGCCACCGCCGCCTACTGCGCCCGGCTCCGGGAGGTGTGCTTCGACTGGCCCGGCGGCTTCGTCGCGCACGGCTACACCCGCTACCTGGGCGACCTGTCCGGCGGCCAGGCCATCGGCGCCCGCGTGGCCCGCGCCTACGACCTCGACGCCGACGGGGTCCGCTTCTACCGGTTCGACGAGAAGCCGAAGGCGCTGAAGGAGCGCTACCGCGCCCTCCTCGACGCCGCCCCCTGGAGCCCGGCCGAACAGGACCGCGTCATCGACGAGGTCCGTACCGCCTACCGCCTCAACGCCGACCTCGCCGCCGCCCTCGACCGCACCCTCACGGAGACCTGA